One genomic window of Nitrosomonas sp. Is35 includes the following:
- a CDS encoding YfiR family protein has product MAYAKLGLLLCSASIALASNAHADESGEYMLKAAFLYNFAIFTSWPERSMDNFNLCIYGKDPFNRDFDSLMQKKNVNERKVIIHRMNTTDRLDQCQLVFISRSAIGDLAGVINSIKDKPVLTVADSPGVSEQGVVLNMNVKDDKITFEANLNRARKAGLNLSSQLLRLATEVHQ; this is encoded by the coding sequence ATGGCTTATGCAAAACTCGGCTTGCTGCTATGCAGTGCCAGCATTGCTTTGGCATCGAACGCGCACGCGGATGAATCGGGCGAGTACATGTTGAAAGCGGCTTTCTTGTATAACTTCGCGATTTTCACATCGTGGCCCGAGCGCAGCATGGATAACTTTAATCTATGCATTTATGGAAAAGATCCTTTCAACCGGGATTTCGATTCATTGATGCAGAAAAAGAATGTCAATGAGCGCAAAGTAATCATCCATAGAATGAATACGACCGATCGTCTCGATCAATGCCAGCTTGTTTTCATCTCCCGCTCCGCGATTGGCGATTTGGCGGGCGTGATCAATAGCATCAAAGACAAACCGGTTCTAACCGTGGCGGATAGTCCTGGGGTAAGTGAACAAGGTGTTGTACTTAACATGAATGTTAAAGATGACAAAATCACATTTGAAGCAAACTTAAACCGGGCGAGGAAAGCCGGCTTAAACTTAAGCTCCCAATTGCTGCGCCTTGCCACCGAGGTACATCAGTAA
- a CDS encoding TonB-dependent receptor plug domain-containing protein gives MMLPQRYKQKTPTTMHCYTALLLSLLLTQAIPGYAAKDLEQMSIEELMNIRVVGASKYEQKQQQAAASVSVITRKDIRTYGWRTLNQALASLPGIHTTYDYQYEYLGTRGFSQPGDFNSRVLITINGNRINDATYDQGPTGRDFPLDIDLIERIEFIPWSGSTIYGLNAMLGVVNIITRKGADVKGTELSASYQTAELMPQERVTLGKQFDNGADALISFSGLQSRGANRFFEFGDSGLSGVARHMDGENVKQMFARASYGPLSFDFIYGDRKKEDPTGAYLSDPLVTGQFQRDRRLNAQIQYNDHFANDTLNVLGRLFLGQYRYDNPMVYGGERTLSTGPSDWHGAELRLLSTAIANHKLMFGVEYQNNTGIKQTFQNFDNPGQNIAIHNSLLRMGVYIQDEWRINDTLSVTAGLRYDHNKWIDSVFSPRGAVIWQATPKTTFKALYGRSHRAPNSFERNYSDGAYQVANPGLHSEMADTAEFVADYLPLPSMNLRATVYQWDMHNIIALGADPVSGLSQYQQTGKRVLARGTELSLDKTWDFGARLRASYGIQDAEQHNSHLVNSPYHLGKINVSIPIPLIAGSYAGYELQYYGKRKTLDGSNTDSYVLANLNLVTHVPRVKGLEASFSIYNLFNENYLHPAADSNWQNTFWQPGRTVRFRLDYRF, from the coding sequence ATGATGCTCCCGCAGCGTTACAAGCAAAAAACACCCACAACAATGCATTGCTATACAGCATTGCTGCTATCCCTGCTTCTCACCCAAGCGATACCTGGCTATGCCGCCAAGGATTTAGAGCAGATGAGCATAGAAGAATTAATGAATATCCGTGTCGTGGGCGCTTCAAAATATGAGCAGAAGCAACAACAAGCCGCTGCCTCCGTCAGTGTGATTACGCGCAAGGATATCCGCACCTATGGCTGGCGCACGCTGAATCAAGCATTGGCCAGCTTACCCGGCATTCACACTACATACGATTATCAATATGAATACCTGGGCACCCGAGGCTTTAGTCAGCCCGGAGATTTCAATTCTCGCGTGCTGATTACGATCAATGGCAATCGCATCAATGACGCAACCTACGATCAAGGCCCCACGGGGCGGGATTTCCCGCTCGATATCGACTTGATTGAGCGGATTGAATTCATTCCTTGGTCTGGCAGCACCATCTACGGTTTGAATGCCATGCTCGGCGTGGTCAACATTATTACCCGCAAGGGCGCCGACGTGAAAGGCACTGAACTCTCCGCGTCATATCAGACGGCGGAATTGATGCCGCAAGAACGCGTCACCTTGGGCAAGCAATTCGATAATGGTGCGGATGCATTAATTTCCTTTTCGGGCCTTCAGTCCAGGGGAGCAAACCGGTTTTTTGAATTTGGTGATTCCGGCCTATCCGGGGTGGCGCGGCACATGGATGGAGAAAACGTCAAACAGATGTTTGCCCGCGCTTCGTACGGCCCGCTTTCATTTGACTTCATCTACGGAGACCGGAAAAAAGAAGATCCAACGGGCGCTTATTTATCGGATCCGCTAGTTACCGGTCAGTTTCAGCGCGATCGCCGTCTTAATGCGCAAATTCAATATAACGATCATTTCGCCAACGATACGTTGAACGTGCTTGGCCGGCTGTTTCTCGGTCAATACCGCTACGATAACCCGATGGTCTATGGTGGCGAGAGAACTTTATCCACCGGCCCCAGCGATTGGCACGGCGCCGAATTACGTCTGCTTTCAACTGCAATCGCTAATCATAAGTTAATGTTCGGTGTTGAGTATCAGAACAACACCGGCATCAAACAAACTTTTCAGAATTTCGACAATCCCGGTCAGAATATCGCGATTCACAATTCCTTGCTGCGGATGGGCGTCTACATTCAAGACGAGTGGCGCATCAACGACACTTTGTCGGTAACCGCGGGACTGCGTTATGACCACAACAAGTGGATAGATAGCGTGTTTAGCCCGCGTGGGGCAGTTATCTGGCAAGCAACTCCGAAAACCACATTTAAGGCGCTGTACGGCCGCTCGCATCGCGCACCCAATTCGTTCGAGCGCAATTACAGCGATGGCGCCTACCAAGTGGCCAATCCGGGATTACATAGCGAAATGGCTGATACCGCTGAGTTTGTGGCGGATTACCTGCCATTGCCCAGCATGAATCTGCGCGCAACGGTTTATCAATGGGATATGCACAATATCATCGCACTGGGTGCCGATCCGGTCAGCGGGCTGTCGCAATATCAACAAACCGGAAAAAGAGTTCTAGCCAGAGGCACCGAGCTATCGCTCGATAAAACATGGGATTTTGGAGCCCGGCTGCGCGCCAGCTATGGTATCCAGGATGCCGAACAACACAACTCCCATTTGGTTAATTCACCATATCACTTGGGGAAAATTAACGTATCCATCCCGATACCGCTCATTGCCGGTTCATACGCAGGCTATGAATTGCAGTATTACGGCAAGCGTAAAACGCTCGACGGCAGCAATACCGATAGCTATGTCCTTGCCAATCTCAATCTAGTCACCCATGTTCCCCGGGTGAAAGGGCTGGAAGCTTCGTTCAGTATCTATAACCTATTTAACGAAAACTATCTGCATCCGGCAGCAGATTCCAATTGGCAAAACACTTTCTGGCAGCCTGGCCGGACAGTTCGTTTCAGATTGGATTACCGTTTTTAA
- a CDS encoding TraB/GumN family protein — protein MTTLEEQTTASTGKSDTQDEPIKIVKTGNGSITLLGTAHVSKASADKVQELIATGQYDAVAVELCPSRHKAIVNPDAMAKMDLFQVIKNGQASMVAASLALGAFQQRMAEQFGIEPGAEMRVAIKDAQAAQLPVLLIDREIGTTMKRIYHSVPWWKRINIFAGLIASVISQEKFSAAEIEKLKEGDVLESSFSQFAEDEKDLFRPLISERDEYMAARLVKECRENNYRHILAVVGAGHLNGMSRQLAEHPMDNPDERIAQLDNIPPPSPWLKLIPWLIVVFVLAGFVFGFMQSPDIGISMVMDWVLITGGLSAVGTAIAFAHPLSILSAFLAAPFTTLHPAIGAGMVVAAVEAYLRKPKVSDFNRLRTDTTSLKGWWNNQVTRILLIFIFSSLGAAIGTYVAGFRIFEQLSGS, from the coding sequence ATGACCACACTAGAAGAACAAACTACCGCGTCAACCGGTAAAAGTGACACGCAAGACGAACCGATCAAGATTGTCAAAACCGGCAACGGCAGCATTACATTACTGGGCACCGCACATGTTTCAAAAGCCAGCGCAGACAAGGTTCAAGAGCTGATCGCCACCGGACAATACGATGCAGTGGCGGTTGAGTTATGCCCAAGCCGGCATAAAGCCATCGTAAATCCCGACGCGATGGCTAAAATGGATTTATTCCAAGTCATCAAAAACGGTCAAGCGAGCATGGTCGCGGCCAGTCTCGCATTAGGCGCTTTTCAGCAGCGCATGGCGGAGCAATTCGGAATAGAACCGGGAGCGGAGATGCGTGTCGCCATCAAGGATGCGCAAGCGGCGCAATTACCGGTGTTGCTGATTGACCGCGAAATCGGCACGACCATGAAGCGGATTTACCACAGCGTGCCTTGGTGGAAGCGCATCAATATTTTTGCCGGTTTGATCGCCAGCGTTATCAGCCAGGAAAAATTCAGCGCAGCGGAAATCGAAAAACTGAAGGAAGGCGATGTACTGGAAAGTTCTTTCTCGCAATTCGCGGAAGATGAAAAAGATTTATTCCGCCCACTCATCAGCGAACGGGATGAATACATGGCCGCGCGGCTCGTCAAAGAATGCCGGGAAAACAATTACCGGCATATTTTAGCCGTGGTCGGCGCCGGTCATCTGAATGGCATGTCACGGCAGCTTGCTGAGCACCCCATGGATAATCCGGACGAGCGCATTGCACAACTGGACAACATCCCGCCACCATCGCCGTGGCTCAAGCTCATCCCTTGGCTGATCGTGGTATTCGTTTTGGCCGGTTTCGTTTTTGGCTTTATGCAAAGCCCGGATATCGGCATCAGCATGGTCATGGACTGGGTGCTGATAACCGGCGGATTGTCCGCGGTGGGGACAGCCATTGCTTTTGCGCATCCGCTGTCCATCCTCAGCGCTTTCCTGGCAGCTCCGTTCACTACGCTGCATCCCGCTATTGGAGCCGGGATGGTCGTGGCTGCCGTCGAGGCTTATTTGCGCAAGCCCAAGGTCAGTGATTTTAACCGGCTAAGAACCGACACAACCAGCTTGAAAGGCTGGTGGAATAATCAAGTCACACGAATTTTATTGATTTTCATTTTCTCCTCACTGGGCGCCGCGATAGGCACTTATGTCGCCGGATTCCGGATTTTCGAACAACTAAGCGGCAGTTAA
- a CDS encoding YfiR family protein encodes MTFLLAKFRQLIECIAKVRAMLFGMPAKQVANHRHNRNQSCLLHLPIVALCCLLMTYSSWTHAEQPPEYRLKVAFLYNFIAYTEWPDQQNLNLNFCIYGEDPFGEHLQHLRGKKTNEQEILIRHTQNIEDLSMCRIVFISRSAMHDLNAILNQLNGKPILTISDSPNASLQGVVINMSIKEGKVTFEANIASAKRSGLKLSSQLLRFASEVYQ; translated from the coding sequence ATGACCTTCCTGCTCGCAAAATTCCGTCAGTTAATCGAATGCATAGCCAAAGTTCGGGCTATGCTGTTCGGTATGCCGGCTAAACAGGTTGCCAATCATCGCCACAACAGGAATCAATCCTGCTTGCTACATTTACCAATTGTTGCGCTATGCTGCTTATTAATGACCTATTCCTCATGGACACATGCAGAACAACCGCCGGAATATCGCTTAAAAGTAGCTTTCCTATACAATTTTATTGCTTATACTGAGTGGCCGGATCAGCAAAATCTCAATTTAAATTTTTGTATCTATGGTGAAGATCCATTTGGTGAGCATTTACAGCATTTACGGGGCAAAAAAACCAATGAGCAGGAAATATTGATTCGACATACACAGAACATTGAGGATCTTTCCATGTGCCGGATAGTTTTTATCTCCAGATCCGCCATGCACGACCTTAATGCCATCCTCAATCAATTGAACGGGAAGCCGATATTAACCATCAGTGATAGCCCTAATGCCAGCCTGCAAGGTGTTGTAATCAACATGTCTATCAAAGAAGGTAAAGTAACCTTTGAAGCCAATATTGCCAGCGCAAAAAGAAGTGGCTTAAAACTCAGCTCTCAATTACTACGTTTCGCCAGTGAGGTGTATCAATAA
- a CDS encoding TonB-dependent receptor plug domain-containing protein has protein sequence MPLKQDISDASLAELMSTKISTVSRKPQTLSDTPAAVFVISQEDIRRASANSIPELLRMAPGLSVARIDSNKWSVTSRGYSGRFADDLLVMIDGRTVYSPLFAGTFWETLDLPLEDIERIEVIRGPGGTIWGANAANGAIHIITKHARTTQGNLITSGGGSEERGFTTLRHGGKIGDSFFYRFFTKGFTRDNSFSPNGANDSWRMGTVGFRADWDVNDSNAVTFQGQYYGGKAGQNTAFANPADPESATIRAEDANLAGGHALARWQRTTGERSNTALQVYYDRTHRNELSFQETRQTVDVDFQHRFPLQIPFVPIQQDIVWGGGYRWTTDHLGVGLPISFDPARRHLQTGNVFAQTDIPLVEDRLKLTTGIKFLDNTYSHGNFLPNARLLWTPDAKQSIWASATRSIRLPSRFERDGNQLIRDGAEFIRLISNPHLLAETLWGFETGYRRQITSDLSVDIAGFFNDYTNSTSEKTVTADTIQITDQRHTHIFGFEIYGQWNAFDRLRFMPSYSHLQVRNRVPLDQEAESGEDPKHQFTLRTQLDLVRNVELDAFFRHIDKLPGLKVASYQALDLRLAWKPKANMELSVIGQNLLQSHHQEFAPELIPTMPVQIQRGVFGRFTLRF, from the coding sequence ATGCCATTGAAGCAAGATATTTCCGACGCCTCGCTGGCCGAACTGATGAGCACGAAAATATCAACCGTTTCACGCAAGCCGCAAACCTTGAGCGACACACCTGCGGCAGTTTTTGTCATTTCCCAGGAAGATATCCGCCGCGCCAGCGCCAATAGCATTCCTGAACTGCTGCGCATGGCGCCCGGCTTATCCGTGGCGCGCATCGACTCAAACAAATGGTCGGTAACCTCACGCGGATACAGCGGCCGCTTTGCCGATGATTTGCTGGTCATGATCGATGGCCGTACGGTCTATTCTCCGTTGTTTGCCGGAACATTCTGGGAAACACTGGATCTTCCGCTGGAAGATATCGAACGCATCGAAGTCATCCGCGGGCCGGGCGGCACCATCTGGGGCGCCAATGCCGCCAATGGCGCCATCCACATCATCACCAAGCATGCCAGAACCACACAAGGTAATTTAATCACCTCGGGCGGTGGAAGCGAGGAGCGAGGATTCACCACGCTGCGCCACGGCGGAAAAATCGGCGACAGTTTTTTCTACCGCTTCTTTACCAAGGGGTTTACTCGCGACAACAGCTTCAGTCCGAACGGGGCCAACGATAGCTGGCGCATGGGAACGGTAGGTTTCCGCGCGGATTGGGATGTCAACGACAGCAATGCCGTGACTTTTCAAGGTCAGTACTACGGTGGTAAAGCCGGTCAGAATACGGCTTTCGCCAACCCCGCTGATCCAGAATCCGCCACTATTCGCGCGGAAGACGCCAATCTAGCCGGCGGGCATGCACTGGCTCGCTGGCAGCGCACCACCGGCGAGCGTTCCAATACCGCATTGCAAGTCTATTATGATCGCACGCATCGCAACGAATTATCTTTCCAGGAAACCCGCCAAACCGTCGATGTGGATTTCCAACATCGTTTTCCGCTACAAATTCCTTTCGTTCCTATTCAGCAGGATATCGTCTGGGGTGGCGGTTATCGCTGGACAACGGATCACTTGGGTGTAGGCTTGCCGATTTCTTTTGATCCCGCAAGACGCCACTTACAAACCGGCAATGTTTTCGCGCAAACGGATATTCCTCTGGTGGAAGACCGGTTAAAACTGACCACTGGGATTAAATTTCTCGACAACACCTATTCGCACGGAAATTTCTTACCGAATGCGCGGCTGTTGTGGACTCCCGATGCCAAACAGTCAATCTGGGCTTCCGCTACCCGTTCCATCCGCTTGCCATCCCGCTTTGAACGCGACGGCAACCAATTGATCCGGGATGGCGCGGAATTTATCCGGCTCATCAGCAATCCTCACCTTCTCGCCGAAACGTTATGGGGATTTGAAACCGGGTACCGGCGTCAAATAACTTCGGATTTGTCAGTGGATATCGCCGGTTTCTTCAATGACTACACAAATTCGACCAGTGAAAAAACTGTAACTGCGGATACTATTCAAATCACCGATCAGCGCCACACCCACATTTTTGGCTTTGAAATTTATGGACAGTGGAATGCCTTTGATCGCTTGCGCTTCATGCCCAGTTATAGCCATCTACAAGTAAGGAACCGGGTACCGCTGGATCAAGAAGCCGAATCGGGCGAAGATCCCAAACATCAATTCACCCTACGCACTCAACTGGATCTGGTCAGGAACGTTGAACTGGATGCCTTTTTCCGCCATATCGATAAATTACCGGGACTGAAGGTGGCCAGCTACCAAGCGCTGGACCTGCGCTTAGCTTGGAAGCCTAAAGCAAATATGGAACTATCAGTAATCGGGCAGAATTTGTTACAGTCACACCATCAGGAGTTCGCACCGGAGTTGATCCCGACGATGCCAGTACAAATTCAGCGCGGCGTTTTTGGCCGGTTCACGTTGCGTTTCTAA
- a CDS encoding TonB-dependent receptor plug domain-containing protein yields MNISVVGAAKYEQKQQQAAAAVSIITRKDIRTYGWRTLNQALASLPGIHPTHDYQYEYLGTRGFGLPGDFNTRVLITINGNRINDATYDQGPTGRDFPLDIDLIERIEFIPGPGSAVYGQNAMLGVVNIVTRKGADIKGAELSASYQTAEVMPQERVTLGKQFDNGADALISFSGLQARGADRFFEFGDTGISGIAHRLDGENVKQMFARASHGPLSFDFIYGNRHKDDPIGMFLTDPLTKGASVIDRRLNTQIQYNDNFLNDTLNVLGRAFLGRYSYEQPGFYNGEKTLSTGPSDWHGVELRLLSTAFNDHKLMAGFEYQNNTSITQTFQNFDNPDENFRIKSSVMRLGVYLQDEWRITGTLSATVGLRYDHNHWIGSRLSPRGALIWQATPKATFKALYGRAHRSPNSYERDYGDNISQVANPGLHSESVDTAELVADYLAQPTLNLRANVYAWDMYNLIALGVDPLSGLSQYQQTSKKVLARGAELSLDKTWDWGARLRGSFGIQNAEQQNSHLPNSPYYLGKINFSLPIPLITGLRAGSEFQYYGKRKTLDGSNTDSNVLANLNLVTNVPQVKGLEASLSIYNLFNENYLHPAADTNWQNTLLQPGRTVRFRLDYRF; encoded by the coding sequence ATGAACATCAGCGTTGTCGGTGCCGCCAAATATGAGCAAAAGCAACAGCAAGCCGCAGCCGCTGTCAGTATCATCACGCGCAAGGATATCAGAACGTATGGCTGGCGCACGCTGAATCAAGCTTTGGCAAGTCTGCCGGGTATTCATCCCACCCACGATTATCAATATGAATACCTGGGTACGCGCGGTTTTGGCTTGCCGGGAGATTTCAATACGCGCGTGCTGATCACCATCAATGGCAATCGCATCAACGACGCTACCTACGACCAAGGACCGACAGGACGCGATTTTCCCCTCGATATCGATCTGATTGAACGCATCGAATTCATTCCCGGTCCCGGCAGTGCCGTGTACGGTCAGAACGCCATGCTCGGCGTAGTCAATATCGTGACCCGTAAAGGCGCCGACATCAAAGGCGCCGAGCTGTCCGCCTCTTACCAAACCGCGGAAGTCATGCCGCAAGAGCGTGTCACATTGGGTAAGCAATTCGATAATGGCGCCGATGCGCTCATTTCCTTTTCCGGTTTACAAGCGCGCGGCGCAGACCGCTTCTTTGAATTCGGCGATACCGGCATTTCCGGTATCGCGCACCGCTTGGACGGAGAGAACGTCAAGCAGATGTTCGCCCGTGCCTCGCATGGCCCATTATCGTTTGATTTTATCTACGGCAACCGGCACAAAGACGATCCAATCGGTATGTTCTTGACCGATCCGCTGACCAAAGGCGCCTCAGTAATAGATCGCCGCCTCAACACACAAATTCAGTATAACGATAATTTTCTCAATGACACCCTCAATGTGCTAGGCCGTGCATTTCTCGGCCGATACAGTTATGAACAGCCAGGCTTCTACAACGGCGAGAAAACCTTGAGTACCGGTCCGAGCGATTGGCACGGCGTGGAGTTGCGCTTGCTATCGACCGCCTTTAACGATCACAAGCTGATGGCGGGATTCGAATACCAAAACAACACCAGCATCACGCAAACATTCCAAAACTTCGATAATCCGGATGAAAATTTCCGTATTAAAAGCTCCGTGATGCGCCTGGGCGTTTACCTGCAGGATGAATGGCGTATCACCGGCACGTTGTCCGCCACCGTTGGCTTACGTTACGACCACAACCACTGGATCGGCAGCCGCCTGAGTCCGCGCGGTGCATTAATCTGGCAGGCCACGCCCAAAGCCACATTCAAAGCGCTCTATGGCCGCGCGCACCGTTCGCCCAATTCATACGAACGTGATTATGGCGACAATATTTCACAGGTCGCGAACCCCGGATTGCACAGCGAATCAGTCGATACCGCCGAATTGGTCGCGGATTATCTCGCTCAGCCTACCCTGAACCTGCGTGCGAACGTCTATGCCTGGGATATGTACAACCTCATTGCGCTTGGTGTCGATCCGCTCAGCGGACTGTCCCAGTATCAACAAACATCGAAAAAAGTATTAGCCCGGGGCGCAGAACTGTCGCTGGATAAAACCTGGGATTGGGGCGCGCGCTTACGCGGCAGCTTCGGCATCCAAAATGCCGAGCAGCAAAATTCCCATCTGCCCAATTCCCCCTATTATCTCGGCAAAATCAATTTTTCCCTGCCCATCCCACTGATTACCGGATTGCGGGCCGGCTCTGAATTTCAATACTACGGCAAACGCAAAACGCTCGATGGCTCCAATACCGATAGCAACGTGCTTGCCAATCTCAACTTAGTCACTAATGTTCCGCAAGTAAAAGGATTGGAAGCCTCACTCAGTATTTATAACTTGTTTAACGAAAATTATCTGCACCCAGCCGCGGATACCAATTGGCAGAATACCCTCTTGCAGCCTGGCCGGACGGTTCGTTTCAGATTGGATTATCGCTTCTAA
- a CDS encoding ABC transporter ATP-binding protein, with protein sequence MFGFFERLIDPYPPEHPAEPPQGLYQFCRHYIRGIERYLVLLALLTTLLAVSEAMLYSLVGQMVDWLAAHKTEHFFESEWPTLLAMSIFILVWIPLLVLSHALVINQLLMGNFPMRVRWLSHRYLLNQSYAFFQHEFSGRIAAKVMQTALSVRETVLKLLDVILFVIIYLATTLLLVVNADPYLCLPIVAWLILYIGILLYFVPRLKRVSTLQADARALMTGRIADSYTNILTLKLFSQSQRESAYAQAGMEEFMATVYPQMRLATGLNFSVWTINMLMVFATGALGLAIWLQGGIGPGAIAIVMSLAIRMTGMSHWIMWEVNALFENMGTVQDGINTISKPQRVTDAPDAKELIVAQGAIDFNRVVFSYHPEQSESLRIFSGLSVHIAAGEKVGIVGRSGAGKSTFVNLLLRFYDTQQGSITIDGQDIRTVTQDSLRANIAMVTQDTSLLHRSVRDNILFGKPDASDAQMIAAAKQAQAHEFILGLRDIKGRTGYDAHVGERGVTLSGGQRQRIAIARVLLKNAPILVLDEATSALDSEVEAGIQQSLYQLMEGKTVIAIAHRLSTIAAMDRLIVFDKGQIVEQGSHAKLIANNQLYAQLWNHQSGGFLGLLENERT encoded by the coding sequence ATGTTCGGCTTCTTCGAGCGTCTGATCGACCCGTACCCGCCGGAGCACCCCGCCGAACCGCCGCAGGGGCTGTATCAATTTTGCCGCCACTACATTCGCGGCATCGAGCGTTATTTGGTACTGCTGGCGCTACTGACTACTCTGTTAGCAGTCAGTGAAGCAATGCTGTACAGTCTGGTCGGGCAAATGGTCGATTGGCTCGCGGCGCATAAAACTGAACACTTCTTTGAGAGCGAATGGCCGACGCTGCTGGCCATGTCGATCTTCATTCTGGTATGGATTCCTTTATTGGTGCTGTCGCACGCTTTAGTGATCAACCAGTTGCTAATGGGCAATTTCCCGATGCGCGTGCGTTGGTTATCGCATCGTTACCTGCTCAACCAAAGCTACGCATTTTTTCAACACGAATTCAGCGGACGGATTGCCGCCAAAGTCATGCAAACCGCCTTGTCGGTGCGCGAAACTGTGCTAAAACTGCTCGATGTCATTTTGTTCGTCATCATTTATCTGGCCACAACTCTATTGTTAGTAGTCAACGCCGATCCGTATCTGTGTTTGCCGATCGTAGCCTGGTTGATTTTGTACATCGGCATACTGCTATATTTTGTGCCGCGCTTAAAACGCGTTTCCACTTTACAAGCGGATGCGCGCGCGTTGATGACCGGACGCATCGCCGACAGTTACACCAATATTCTGACGCTTAAATTGTTTTCCCAAAGCCAGCGGGAATCGGCCTACGCGCAAGCCGGAATGGAAGAATTCATGGCCACGGTCTATCCGCAAATGCGTTTGGCGACTGGTCTGAATTTCAGCGTCTGGACCATCAATATGCTGATGGTATTCGCCACCGGCGCGCTGGGGCTCGCAATCTGGCTGCAAGGCGGTATCGGTCCTGGTGCGATTGCAATTGTCATGAGCTTAGCGATCCGCATGACCGGCATGTCGCATTGGATCATGTGGGAAGTCAATGCGTTGTTTGAGAACATGGGCACCGTGCAAGACGGTATCAACACCATTTCCAAACCGCAGCGGGTCACGGATGCGCCAGATGCCAAGGAACTCATCGTAGCGCAAGGCGCGATTGATTTTAACCGTGTCGTTTTTTCGTATCACCCGGAACAATCCGAATCGCTGCGTATTTTCTCCGGTCTCAGTGTGCATATCGCCGCGGGCGAGAAAGTCGGCATCGTCGGCCGTTCGGGTGCGGGCAAATCGACTTTCGTCAATTTGTTACTGCGTTTTTATGATACCCAGCAAGGCAGCATCACCATCGACGGGCAGGATATCCGCACTGTCACGCAAGATAGTTTGCGCGCCAATATCGCCATGGTGACGCAGGATACTTCGTTGCTGCATCGCTCGGTGCGCGACAACATTCTATTCGGCAAGCCCGATGCCAGCGATGCGCAAATGATCGCAGCCGCCAAACAAGCGCAAGCGCATGAATTCATTCTGGGATTGCGCGACATCAAAGGCCGCACCGGCTATGATGCGCACGTCGGCGAACGCGGCGTAACGCTCTCCGGCGGGCAGCGGCAACGCATCGCCATCGCCCGCGTATTGCTCAAGAACGCACCCATCCTGGTACTGGACGAAGCCACATCGGCGCTCGATTCCGAAGTGGAAGCCGGTATTCAGCAAAGTCTGTATCAATTGATGGAAGGTAAAACCGTCATCGCGATCGCGCACCGCCTGTCGACCATCGCGGCAATGGATCGGCTCATCGTTTTCGACAAGGGTCAGATTGTCGAGCAAGGCAGCCACGCCAAACTCATCGCCAACAATCAGCTCTACGCGCAATTATGGAATCATCAATCGGGAGGATTCCTGGGGTTGCTGGAAAACGAACGCACATAA